The Arvicola amphibius chromosome 11, mArvAmp1.2, whole genome shotgun sequence genome has a segment encoding these proteins:
- the Cibar1 gene encoding protein FAM92A isoform X1, producing MPSGLPCPALDRRGARRVATETSGRSGGAHGALSPPGRSGGGSRSRAPWRPGAALVGLPPPVLGGAQGKMLRRNLEDRDAQTKQLQDAVTNVEKHFGELCQIFAAYVRKTARLRDKADLLVNEINLYASTETPNLKQGLKNFADEFAKLQDYRQAEVERLEAKVVEPLKAYGTIVKMKRDDLKATLTARNREAKQLSQLERTRQRNPSDRHVISQAETELQRATIDATRTSRHLEETIDNFEKQKIKDIKNIFSEFITIEMLFHGKALEVFTAAYQNIQKIDEDEDLEVFRNSLYLPDYPSRLDIVRANSKSPLQRSVSAKCATGTGQITTCRTRKDQQVEDEDDEELDVTEDEN from the exons ATGCCCTCTGGTCTCCCTTGCCCTGCTCTTGACCGCCGGGGCGCGCGCCGCGTTGCCACGGAAACGTCGGGCAGGAGCGGCGGCGCGCACGGCGCGCTCTCGCCTCCCGGTCGAAGTGGCGGCGGCTCCCGTTCCCGCGCGCCCTGGCGCCCCGGAGCCGCGCTCGTTGGGCTCCCACCCCCGGTCCTCGGCGGGGCACAAGGCAAGATGTTGAGGCGCAACCTGGAAGACCG AGATGCTCAGACAAAACAGCTGCAGGATGCTGTCACAAACGTGGAGAAGCATTTTGGAGAGCTTTGCCAAATCTTTGCTGCTTATGTACGGAAAACTGCCAGGCTGCGAGACAAAGCCGACCTCCTGGTGAATGAAATCAACCTGTATGCCTCTACCGAGACCCCCAATTTAAAGCAGGGTCTGAAAAACTTTGCCGATGAGTTTGCCAAACTTCAAGATTACCGCCAAGCTGAG GTTGAAAGGCTTGAAGCCAAAGTAGTTGAACCTTTGAAAGCTTATGGAACAATTGTAAAAATGAAACGG GATGATCTCAAAGCAACATTAACAGCCAGGAATCGAGAAGCCAAGCAGTTATCTCAGTTAGAAAGGACGCGCCAGCGAAACCCATCCGATCGACATGTAATT TCGCAG GCCGAAACTGAATTACAGAGAGCCACAATTGATGCAACCCGAACAAGTCGTCATTTGGAGGAAACTATTGACaattttgaaaagcagaaaataaaggaCATAAAG AACATATTTTCAGAGTTTATCACAATTGAGATGTTATTTCATGGCAAAGCTTTGGAGGTCTTCACTGCTGCGTACCAGAACATACAGAAGATCGACGAGGACGAGGATCTGGAG GTTTTCCGAAATTCTCTGTATCTACCAGATTATCCATCTCGTTTAGATATTGTAAGAGCAAATTCAAAGTCACCTCTGCAGAGATCAGTGTCAGCTAAGTGTGCAACTGGAACTGGACAG ATAACCACCTGTCGAACGAGAAAGGACCAACAAGTCGAAGATGAAGATGACGAAGAGTTAGATGTGACAGAAGATGAAAACTAA
- the Rbm12b gene encoding RNA-binding protein 12B: MAVVIRLLGLPFIAGPVDIRHFFKGLAIPDGGVHIIGGKVGEAFIIFATDEDARRAISRSGGFIKDSPVELFLSSKAEMQKTIEMKRSVRGGRGRLGSGASGVSNLCHFIDAMKKEESHSGYGSSVNQDAGFHSNGTGLDVRPRKTRPSKAENPFLFLRGLPYLVNEDDVRVFFSGLCVDGVIFLKHHDGRNNGDAVVKFASCIDASEGLKCHRSFMGSRFIEVMQGSEQQWMEFGGSATEGGDIPRLQSEEHSPSRGMNDRHFRKPSHSKSPRRTRSRSPLGFYLHLKNLSLSIDKRDLRNFFKDTDLTNEQIKFLYKDERRTRFAFVMFKNLKDYNTALSLHKTVLQYRPVFIDPISRKQMMKFIDCYEKKRPGSLEKERPEHVSQKYFEDGYSGQKLYIYIRNFPFDVTKGEVQKFFADFPLVEDDIYLLYDDKGAGLGEALVRFKSEEQAMKAERLNRRRFLGTEVLLRLISEVQMQEFGVNFSFMCSEKTQARSQSHNRDDRSHLFALNDSPVCSLGRSERVDYHLEDLRHPHRYFQQSDRHPPEDFRHSPEDFRHSPEDYRHPREEHIRRSREEDWRRPLEDWRWSPEDDFRHAYEKDFRQLPEEDFRRPPQEHFRRPSQERFRRQPQEHFRLSREEYFRHMADEGFRHPSDEDFRTPQEEDLRCPTDEDFRQLSGEDLRDVPEEDPRFPDSLRPPGEDFWTSPDFRGHRPFMNFGHLDGGKFDFGKHNMGCFPEGRFMPDLKLNCGSGRITPVKITNLPFKANANEILDFFHGYKVIPDSVSIQYNEQGLPIGEAIVAMINYNEAVAAIKELNGRPVGPRKAKLILL, encoded by the coding sequence ATGGCTGTAGTCATCCGCCTACTGGGGCTTCCCTTTATTGCGGGGCCTGTGGATATCCGTCACTTCTTCAAGGGATTGGCtattcctgatggaggagtgcaTATAATTGGAGGGAAAGTTGGGgaggcttttattatttttgcaacaGATGAAGATGCGAGACGTGCCATAAGCCGTTCAGGAGGGTTTATCAAAGATTCACCTGTAGAGCTTTTTCTCAGTAGCAAGGCAGAGATGCAGAAGAccatagaaatgaaaagaagtgTTCGTGGAGGAAGAGGGCGACTGGGGTCGGGGGCATCAGGCGTTAGCAACCTGTGTCATTTTATTGATGCTATGAAGAAAGAGGAGAGTCATTCTGGATATGGCTCTTCAGTTAACCAAGATGCTGGGTTTCACTCTAATGGTACAGGACTTGATGTAAGGCCAAGAAAGACCAGGCCATCGAAGGCTGAGAATCCTTTCTTGTTTCTACGAGGCTTGCCTTACTTAGTAAATGAAGATGATGTCCGTGTCTTTTTCTCTGGTTTGTGTGTGGATGGAGTAATTTTCTTAAAACATCACGATGGCCGAAATAATGGTGATGCTGTAGTGAAGTTTGCTTCATGTATTGATGCTTCAGAAGGTCTTAAATGCCATAGGAGTTTCATGGGTTCAAGATTTATAGAAGTAATGCAGGGCTCAGAACAACAGTGGATGGAATTTGGTGGCAGTGCGACCGAGGGTGGTGACATTCCTCGTCTGCAGTCTGAAGAACACTCTCCTTCAAGAGGGATGAACGACAGACATTTCCGAAAGCCATCTCATTCAAAATCTCCTAGAAGAACACGTTCTCGCTCTCCTCTTGGATTTTATCTTCACTTAAAAAATCTTTCCTTAAGTATTGACAAGAGAGATCTAAGGAATTTCTTCAAAGACACTGACCTGACTAATGAGcagattaaatttttatataaagatgAACGAAGAACACGGTTTGCCTTTGTGATGTTCAAGAACCTGAAAGACTATAATACTGCCCTGAGTCTGCATAAGACTGTGTTACAATATCGTCCAGTTTTTATTGACCCAATTTCTAGAAAGCAAATGATGAAATTCATTGACTGCTATGAAAAGAAGAGACCAGGGTCCCTAGAGAAAGAAAGGCCTGAGCATGTTTCACAGAAGTACTTTGAAGACGGCTACTCTGGTCAGAAACTGTACATATATATAAGAAATTTTCCATTTGATGTCACAAAGGGCGAAGTGCAGAAGTTCTTTGCAGACTTCCCCCTTGTTGAGGAtgatatttatttgctttatgatGACAAGGGAGCTGGTTTGGGGGAAGCACTGGTGAGATTTAAATCAGAAGAACAGGCCATGAAAGCTGAACGTTTAAACCGAAGAAGATTCTTAGGGACAGAGGTGCTGTTAAGACTTATATCTGAGGTACAGATGCAGGAGTTTGGTGTCAATTTTTCCTTTATGTGCAGTGAGAAAACACAAGCCCGTTCCCAGTCACACAACAGAGATGACCGTTCCCATCTGTTTGCCTTAAACGACTCACCAGTATGCTCACTTGGCCGGTCTGAAAGGGTTGATTATCACCTGGAAGACTTAAGGCATCCCCACAGGTATTTCCAGCAGTCTGACAGGCACCCTCCTGAAGACTTCCGGCACTCTCCTGAGGACTTCCGGCACTCCCCGGAAGACTATAGACACCCCCGGGAGGAACACATCAGGCGCTCGAGGGAGGAAGACTGGAGACGGCCTCTGGAGGATTGGAGATGGTCACCGGAAGATGATTTCAGGCACGCTTATGAAAAAGACTTTAGGCAGCTGCCAGAGGAGGACTTCAGACGGCCACCTCAGGAGCACTTTAGGAGGCCATCCCAGGAGCGCTTTCGACGGCAACCCCAAGAACATTTCAGGCTTTCCCGAGAGGAGTATTTCAGGCATATGGCAGATGAAGGCTTTAGGCACCCTTCTGATGAGGACTTCAGGACCCCCCAAGAAGAAGATTTGAGATGTCCCACTGATGAGGACTTCAGGCAGCTCTCTGGGGAAGACCTCAGGGATGTACCAGAGGAGGACCCGAGATTTCCTGATAGTTTAAGACCTCCTGGTGAGGATTTTTGGACCTCACCTGATTTCAGGGGTCATCGTCCTTTTATGAACTTTGGTCACCTAGACGGTGGCAAATTTGATTTTGGAAAGCATAATATGGGATGTTTTCCTGAGGGAAGATTTATGCCTGATCTAAAATTAAATTGTGGTTCAGGTAGAATAACTCCTGTTAAGATCACGAATCTTCCATTTAAAGCTAATGCTAATGAAATTTTAGACTTTTTCCATGGTTATAAAGTCATACCTGATTCAGTTTCAATACAGTATAATGAGCAAGGGTTACCTATAGGAGAAGCCattgttgctatgataaattaTAATGAAGCTGTAGCTGCTATTAAAGAACTGAACGGTAGACCAGTCGGTCCCCGCAAAGCTAAGCTCATTTTGCTATAG
- the Cibar1 gene encoding protein FAM92A isoform X2 produces MPSGLPCPALDRRGARRVATETSGRSGGAHGALSPPGRSGGGSRSRAPWRPGAALVGLPPPVLGGAQGKMLRRNLEDRDAQTKQLQDAVTNVEKHFGELCQIFAAYVRKTARLRDKADLLVNEINLYASTETPNLKQGLKNFADEFAKLQDYRQAEVERLEAKVVEPLKAYGTIVKMKRDDLKATLTARNREAKQLSQLERTRQRNPSDRHAETELQRATIDATRTSRHLEETIDNFEKQKIKDIKNIFSEFITIEMLFHGKALEVFTAAYQNIQKIDEDEDLEVFRNSLYLPDYPSRLDIVRANSKSPLQRSVSAKCATGTGQITTCRTRKDQQVEDEDDEELDVTEDEN; encoded by the exons ATGCCCTCTGGTCTCCCTTGCCCTGCTCTTGACCGCCGGGGCGCGCGCCGCGTTGCCACGGAAACGTCGGGCAGGAGCGGCGGCGCGCACGGCGCGCTCTCGCCTCCCGGTCGAAGTGGCGGCGGCTCCCGTTCCCGCGCGCCCTGGCGCCCCGGAGCCGCGCTCGTTGGGCTCCCACCCCCGGTCCTCGGCGGGGCACAAGGCAAGATGTTGAGGCGCAACCTGGAAGACCG AGATGCTCAGACAAAACAGCTGCAGGATGCTGTCACAAACGTGGAGAAGCATTTTGGAGAGCTTTGCCAAATCTTTGCTGCTTATGTACGGAAAACTGCCAGGCTGCGAGACAAAGCCGACCTCCTGGTGAATGAAATCAACCTGTATGCCTCTACCGAGACCCCCAATTTAAAGCAGGGTCTGAAAAACTTTGCCGATGAGTTTGCCAAACTTCAAGATTACCGCCAAGCTGAG GTTGAAAGGCTTGAAGCCAAAGTAGTTGAACCTTTGAAAGCTTATGGAACAATTGTAAAAATGAAACGG GATGATCTCAAAGCAACATTAACAGCCAGGAATCGAGAAGCCAAGCAGTTATCTCAGTTAGAAAGGACGCGCCAGCGAAACCCATCCGATCGACAT GCCGAAACTGAATTACAGAGAGCCACAATTGATGCAACCCGAACAAGTCGTCATTTGGAGGAAACTATTGACaattttgaaaagcagaaaataaaggaCATAAAG AACATATTTTCAGAGTTTATCACAATTGAGATGTTATTTCATGGCAAAGCTTTGGAGGTCTTCACTGCTGCGTACCAGAACATACAGAAGATCGACGAGGACGAGGATCTGGAG GTTTTCCGAAATTCTCTGTATCTACCAGATTATCCATCTCGTTTAGATATTGTAAGAGCAAATTCAAAGTCACCTCTGCAGAGATCAGTGTCAGCTAAGTGTGCAACTGGAACTGGACAG ATAACCACCTGTCGAACGAGAAAGGACCAACAAGTCGAAGATGAAGATGACGAAGAGTTAGATGTGACAGAAGATGAAAACTAA